From the genome of Vigna angularis cultivar LongXiaoDou No.4 chromosome 11, ASM1680809v1, whole genome shotgun sequence, one region includes:
- the LOC108332786 gene encoding LOW QUALITY PROTEIN: nuclear/nucleolar GTPase 2 (The sequence of the model RefSeq protein was modified relative to this genomic sequence to represent the inferred CDS: deleted 2 bases in 1 codon) yields the protein MTKKKEKKVNVSGKPKHSLDVNRSNDTKKERRSAATVRRLKMYKTRPVRDRKGKVLSNEFQSKELPSTRIQPDRRWFGNTRVVNQKELEFFREELQSRMSSNYNVILKEKKLPLSLLNDHQKQARVHLLDREPFQDAFGPKTKRKRPSLMAADYESLLKKADGSHDAFEQKYGSSASGDADDGDGFRDLVRHTMFEKGQSKRIWGELYKVIDSSDVVVQVLDARDPQGTRCYHLEKHLKENCKHKHMVLLLNKCDLVPAWATKGWLRVLSKEFPTLAFHANINKSFGKGSLLSVLRQFARLKRDKQAISVGFVGYPNVGKSSVINTLRTKNVCKVAPIPGETKVWQYITLTKRIFLIDCPGVVYHNNDSETDVVLKGVVRVTNLKDAADHIGEVLKRVKKAHLERAYKIKEWDDENDFLLQLCKSSGKLLKGGEPDLMTGAKMVLHDWQRGRIPFFVPPPKQEEGSEEPNVNGVDIDDTVDGNEASAAIKAIADVLSSQQQISVPVQKDLYSENELKGEATDQPPNHNAYEDIPAPDSDTSEQDSATKVPSELLVPAAGPNQ from the exons ATGacgaagaagaaggagaaaaaggtGAACGTCTCCGGCAAACCGAAGCACTCTCTCGACGTTAATCGCAGCAATGACACGAAGAAGGAGAGGCGCTCGGCCGCCACCGTGCGCCGCCTCAAGATGTACAAGACCAGGCCCGTGCGCGACCGAAAAGGAAAAGTCCTCTCCAACGAGTTTCAATCGAAGGAGCTTCCCAGCACACGAATCCAACCTGATCGCCGGTGGTTTG GGAACACGCGTGTTGTGAATCAGAAGGAGCTGGAGTTCTTCCGGGAAGAGCTGCAGAGCCGCATGTCGAGTAATTACAATGTGATTCTTAAGGAGAAGAAACTGCCGCTGTCGCTGCTCAATGATCACCAGAAG CAAGCCAGGGTTCACCTACTTGATAGAGAGCCTTTTCAAGATGCCTTCGGACCTAAGACCAAAAGGAAGCGCCCCAGTCTCATGGCGGCTGACTACGAGTCGTTGCTGAAGAAAGCTGATGGTTCTCATG ATGCTTTTGAACAGAAGTATGGTTCTAGTGCATCTGGAGATGCTGATGATGGAGATGGATTTAGAGATTTAGTGCGGCATACCATGTTTGAAAAGGGTCAAAGTAAACGCATATGGGGTGAGCTTTACAAAGTGATAGATTCGTCGGATGTTGTTGTCCAG GTTCTAGATGCAAGGGATCCACAAGGCACAAGGTGTTACCATTTAGAGAAGCATTTGAAGGAAAATTGTAAGCACAAACACATGGTGCTTTTATTGAACAAG TGTGATCTAGTTCCTGCTTGGGCAACAAAAGGATGGCTTAGAGTTTTGTCTAAAGAATTTCCAACTCTTGCATTTCATGCAAACATTAACAAGTCCTTTGGAAAA GGTTCTCTTCTATCAGTACTTAGACAATTTGCACGTTTGAAACGGGATAAGCAAGCAATATCTGTTGGATTTGTTGGATATCCAAATGTTGGGAAGTCATCAGTAATCAACACTTTGCGTACCAAGAAT GTCTGCAAGGTTGCTCCAATTCCAGGGGAAACGAAAGTCTGGCAGTATATAACGCTTACTAAAAGAATCTTTTTGATAGATTGTCCAGGTGTAGTCTACCACAACAATGATTCTGAAACAGATGTTGTGTTGAAGGGTGTG GTGCGTGTAACTAATTTAAAAGATGCAGCAGACCATATAGGCGAGGTGTTGAAACGTGTGAAGAAAGCACATTTGGAGAGagcatataaaataaaagagtg GGATGACGAAAATGACTTCTTACTGCAGCTTTGCAAATCAAGTGGCAAACTTCTGAag GGTGGTGAGCCTGACCTGATGACTGGAGCAAAAATGGTACTTCATGACTGGCAGAGGGGTAGAATTCCCTTTTTTGTTCCTCCTCCTAAGCAGGAAGAAGGATCTGAAGAACCTAATGTTAATGGTGTTGACATAGATGATACTGTTGATGGCAATGAAGCATCTGCTGCTATTAAGGCTATCGCAGATGTTCTTTCATCACAGCAGCAAATAAGTGTTCCTGTTCAAAAGGATTTATATAGTGAGAATGAGTTGAAGGGGGAGGCGACTGACCAACCTCCTAACCATAACGCATACGAAGATATTCCAGCTCCTGATAGTGACACATCTGAACAGGATTCAGCTACTAAGGTTCCATCTGAGCTGCTTGTTCCTGCT GCTGGTCCCAATCAGTGA